From Paenibacillus physcomitrellae, the proteins below share one genomic window:
- a CDS encoding NUDIX domain-containing protein translates to MPGGLMEPGETLGEAVKRGLFKETG, encoded by the coding sequence TTGCCCGGTGGCTTAATGGAACCGGGGGAAACTTTGGGAGAAGCCGTTAAAAGGGGACTTTTTAAAGAAACAGGATAA